Proteins from one Fragaria vesca subsp. vesca linkage group LG6, FraVesHawaii_1.0, whole genome shotgun sequence genomic window:
- the LOC101297558 gene encoding probable glycerol-3-phosphate dehydrogenase [NAD(+)] 2, cytosolic-like has translation MSATADGVKYSPDWLVKHSIVSVEEKLDDLRRLMGKAEGDPVRIVGVGAGAWGSVFVAMLQDSYGHLREKAVVRIWRRSGRPVDRATAEHLFEVINSREDVLRRLIRRCAYLKYVEARLGDRTLFADEILRDGFCLNMIDTPLCPLKVVTNLQEAVWDADIVVNGLPSTETSVVFEEISRYWRDRKTMPIIISLSKGVEAELVPEPRIVTPTQMIHRATGAPVENILYLGGPNIASEIYNNEYANARLCGAEKWTKPMAKFLRQPHFIVWDNGDLVTHEVMGGLKNVYAIGAGMVAGLTNESATSKSVYFAHCTSEMIFITHLLAEEPEKLAGPLLADTYVTLLKGRNAWYGQKLAKGELNLEMGDSIKGKGMIQGVSAVKAFYELLSQASLSVKHPEEDRRIVPIQLCPILRILYSILIKREFPPEAILEALRDETMHDPRERIEIAQTHAFYKPFLLGQQQLPSK, from the exons ATGAGTGCTACGGCTGATGGGGTCAAGTACTCACCCGACTGGTTGGTTAAACACTCAATTGTTTCTGTTGAGGAGAAGCTCGACGATCTTCGGCGTTTAATGGGCAAAGCTGAAGGTGATCCGGTCCGGATAGTTGGCGTAGGGGCTGGAGCTTGGGGGAGTGTGTTTGTTGCAATGTTGCAAGATAGTTATGGACACTTAAGAGAGAAGGCCGTGGTGAGAATATGGAGACGATCTGGAAGGCCTGTGGATAGAGCCACAGCTGAGCATTTGTTTGAAGTCATCAATTCAAGAGAAGATGTGTTGAGGAGGCTGATCAGGCGCTGTGCTTATTTGAAATATGTCGAGGCCAGATTAGGGGACCGGACACTTTTTGCGGATGAGATATTGAGAGATGGGTTCTGTCTGAATATGATTGACACTCCTCTTTGCCCTTTGAAGGTTGTCACCAATTTGCAGGAGGCTGTGTGGGATGCTGACATTGTGGTGAATGGGCTGCCTTCAACTGAGACTAGTGTTGTGTTTGAGGAGATTAGTAGGTATTGGAGAGATAGGAAGACAATGCCGATCATAATTTCTCTTTCAAAAGGTGTTGAAGCTGAATTGGTGCCTGAACCGCGGATAGTTACTCCCACTCAGATGATCCATCGAGCAA CTGGTGCTCCTGTTGAAAACATTCTCTACCTTGGAGGACCCAACATTGCCTCAGAGATATACAACAATGAATATGCTAATGCTCGGTTATGTGGAGCTGAAAAGTGGACAAAGCCAATGGCCAAGTTTTTAAGGCAGCCACACTTCATTGTGTGGGACAATGGTGACCTTGTTACTCATGAAGTTATGGGTGGCTTAAAGAATGTCTATGCGATTGGAGCTG GAATGGTAGCTGGGTTAACCAATGAGAGCGCCACCAGCAAATCTGTATACTTTGCACATTGTACATCAGAGATGATATTTATCACTCATTTATTGGCAGAAGAACCAGAGAAGCTAGCAGGACCTTTATTGGCTGACACGTATGTAACCTTGTTGAAAGGTCGTAACGCATGGTATGGACAAAAGCTGGCCAAGGGGGAGTTAAACCTTGAAATGGGTGATAGCATCAAGGGGAAGGGTATGATTCAG GGAGTCTCTGCTGTGAAAGCATTTTATGAGCTGCTTAGTCAGGCCTCTTTAAGTGTCAAACATCCTGAAGAAGACAGGCGCATTGTTCCTATTCAGCTTTGTCCTATCTTGAGGATTCTATATAGTATACTAATAAAAAG GGAGTTCCCTCCTGAGGCTATTCTTGAAGCTTTAAGGGATGAGACAATGCATGACCCTCGGGAGCGTATTGAGATTGCACAAACCCATGCTTTTTACAAGCCATTTCTTCTTGGTCAGCAGCAGCTTCCCTCTAAATAG
- the LOC101308012 gene encoding B3 domain-containing transcription factor VRN1-like, with protein MGSLRKHQTFSSTTPQFFQIILEDTSRDIKIRIPKKFVMKYGQDVSNSARLKLPSGAEWQVELTRCNGKVWFEKGWPEFSKFFSLDYGNFLVFRYEGNSVFQVCIFDRTATEIDYPIAMPGMEETDHEDEEGDDISIEILEDSPLVPRPEVKREKSPLPCPPSYKKMRTSWSDKTVETMSENDVGGSSPTRKCLNRTLEDLGEFQSLNNDEKARALLGADGFISEKAHFKVVMQPSYVQQSYLGLPAKFFKENQIKAAAYVTLRVSNGKTWSVKFNYEQSKATLQHGWLAFVKDNCLKVGDVCVFVLIKDINLLFQVEIFRATIFPVLAGHSRGAAVHVEDNRSSMKVESDCGMDCGMASVNPSPLDIGNKNKGSETSGEVAERHCSFLRVPRDNLEAASKFIPKNPFFRVTIRAYHLARSGVNVPANFMKKSIKRLQEKQTVMLQVKNSLWPVNLVPRTQGSAGRLCSGWITFAREHDLKEGDVCVFELMEMKANNIVLEVHIFRCD; from the exons ATGGGTTCTCTTCGCAAGCATCAAACATTTTCTTCCACCACTCCCCAATTTTTCCAGATAATTTTGGAGGACACTTCTAGAGATATCAAAATT AGAATTCCAAAGAAATTTGTCATGAAATATGGACAAGATGTATCAAATTCAGCTCGTCTTAAGCTTCCGAGTGGTGCTGAATGGCAAGTGGAATTGACAAGGTGCAACGGTAAGGTTTGGTTTGAAAAGGGTTGGCCAGAGTTCTCTAAGTTCTTCTCTTTAGACTACGGTAACTTCCTAGTTTTTCGATATGAAGGGAATTCTGTATTCCAAGTATGCATATTTGATAGAACTGCCACAGAAATCGATTACCCCATAGCAATGCCCGGGATGGAAGAGACGGATCATGAAGATGAAGAAGGTGATGATATATCTATTGAAATCTTGGAGGATTCTCCACTGGTACCCCGCCCGGAAGTTAAGAGGGAGAAATCTCCATTACCATGTCCTCCATCATACAAAAAAATGAGAACAAGTTGGAGTGATAAAACAGTTGAGACGATGTCTGAAAATGATGTCGGAGGCTCATCGCCTACACGAAAATGCTTAAATAGAACACTTGAGGATCTTGGGGAGTTTCAATCACTGAATAATGATGAGAAGGCTCGAGCGCTTTTGGGTGCTGATGGTTTTATATCTGAAAAGGCTCACTTCAAGGTTGTCATGCAACCTTCATATGTTCAACAAAGTTATTTG GGTTTGCCAGCGAAATTTTTTAAGGAAAATCAAATCAAGGCCGCTGCTTATGTCACCCTTCGGGTTTCAAACGGAAAAACTTGGTCAGTGAAGTTCAATTATGAACAATCAAAAGCCACACTCCAGCATGGTTGGCTTGCATTTGTAAAGGACAATTGTCTCAAAGTCGGTGATGTGTGTGTCTTTGTCTTGATTAAGGACATTAATCTTTTATTTCAAGTTGAAATTTTCAGGGCTACAATCTTCCCCGTGCTAGCAG GGCATAGTAGAGGAGCAGCTGTACATGTAGAAGATAATAGAAGCTCAATGAAAGTGGAATCTGATTGCGGCATGGACTGTGGTATGGCTTCTGTTAATCCTTCTCCTCTTGATATTG GCAATAAGAACAAAGGATCAGAAACTAGTGGGGAAGTTGCTGAAAGGCATTGCTCATTTTTGAGGGTTCCTAGGGATAACCTCGAAGCAGCCAGCAAGTTCATTCCAAAAAATCCCTTCTTTCGAGTCACTATTAGGGCTTATCACCTTGCGAGGTCAGGTGTG AATGTACCAGCCAATTTCATGAAGAAATCCATAAAGCGACTACAGGAGAAACAAACAGTGATGCTTCAAGTTAAAAATAGTTTATGGCCTGTGAATTTGGTACCTCGTACTCAAGGATCAGCTGGCAGACTTTGTAGTGGTTGGATAACATTTGCCAGGGAACATGATTTGAAAGAAGGTGATGTTTGTGTTTTTGAGCTTATGGAGATGAAAGCCAATAATATTGTACTGGAAGTTCACATTTTTAGATGTGATTAG
- the LOC101297852 gene encoding uncharacterized protein LOC101297852 — MSLVDYASSDDDVSEEEDDKNKENEPAQAPMEEPHPPSRSQPQSVVSSYQRPESAAHLSAPSVQKLPDASQLFDSPDFSPNMMSGSYHSSHVGGESASRKRESNSIASSIPRSKVPRGNLPHSRNVPDTLGGMLVPPQLNGRSNVVTEDVSKLFVKKPVGGSPQ; from the exons ATGTCACTGGTGGACTACGCATCTTCAGACGACGACGTTTCGGAGGAGGAAGACGATAAAAACAAGGAAAACGAGCCAGCACAAGCACCCATGGAGGAGCCCCACCCTCCCTCTCGTTCTCAACCCCA ATCTGTTGTTTCATCGTATCAGCGGCCTGAAAGTGCTGCCCATTTATCAGCTCCATCGGTCCAGAAACTTCCAGATGCTTCACAACTCTTTGATTCTCCTGACTTCTCACCCAATATGATGAGTGGTAGCTACCATTCTTCTCATGTTGGAGGTGAAAGTGCATCACGCAAAAGAGAGTCAAACTCAATTGCTTCCTCTATTCCCCGCAGTAAAGTTCCTAGAGGTAATTTGCCCCATTCCAGGAATGTTCCAGATACTCTTGGTGGGATGCTGGTTCCACCTCAGCTTAATGGAAG GAGCAATGTTGTCACAGAAGATGTCAGCAAGCTATTTGTCAAGAAGCCAGTTGGCGGTTCACCACAGTAA
- the LOC101298142 gene encoding calcium-transporting ATPase 4, plasma membrane-type-like → MEDYLRKNFDVEPKRPSNEALRRWRDAVSVVKNPRRRFRMVADLAKRAEDDKKRKKLQEKIRVALYVQKAALQFIDAGKEARGYSLSKQVSDAGFSISPDELASFVRSHDNKGLEARGGVEGVAGNISVSLKEGVVSSKIPGRQDVFGLNRFMEKPSKGFWMFVWEAIQDLTLIILMVSAVVSIGVGIATEGWPKGMYDGLGIILSILLVVMVTAISDYRQSLQFKELDKEKKNIMIQVTRDGRRQKVSIYDLVVGEVVHLSIGDQVPADGLLISGHSLQIDESSLSGESEPVDINQDRPFILGGTKVQDGSGKMLVTSVGMRTEWGQLMVTLSEGGDNETPLQVKLNGVATIIGKIGLAFAALTFVVLTTRYLVNKGIHHDMTNWSMNDASALLNYFSTAVIIIVVAVPEGLPLAVTLSLAFAMKKLMGDKALVRHLSACETMGSANCICTDKTGTLTTNHMVVNKIWICDEAKSAQDKDVLKSVSEKVYNLLLQSIFLNTTSEVVKGEDGKNSIIGTPTEMAIVEFGMLLGGDFKSFSEKYKIDMVEPFNSIKKKMSVQVALPGSDMSRAFCKGASEIVLGMCDKVVNTDGEALPLSEEQRNKISDVINGFACEALRTLCVAFKDIESPSGAESIPEDGYILIAVVGIKDPVRPAVREAVKTCLDAGITVRMVTGDNINTAKAIAKECGILTEDGLAIEGPDFRKMNEQEMAEIIPKLQVMARSLPLDKHTLVKQLRNVHKDVVAVTGDGTNDAPALHEADIGLAMGIAGTEVAKENADVIIMDDNFTSIVNVARWGRAVYINIQKFVQFQLTVNIVALMLNFVSACVSGSAPLTAVQMLWVNLIMDTLGALALATEPPHDGLMRRPPVGRNTNFITGIMWRNIIGQSIYQITVLLVLNFCGMRLLTITGPKASSTLKTFIFNSFVFCQVFNEINSRDMEKINVFGGMFQSYTFMVVMICTVVFQILIIEFLGTFAQTVPLSWELWLASVLIGAVSLLVAVVLKCIPVLIRKQDAKDHDDIHEPLLRGPELA, encoded by the exons ATGGAGGACTACTTGAGAAAAAACTTCGACGTCGAACCAAAACGACCTTCCAACGAGGCCCTCAGGCGCTGGAGAGATGCCGTCTCCGTCGTCAAGAACCCTCGCCGCCGCTTCCGCATGGTCGCCGATCTCGCCAAGCGCGCCGAAGACGATAAAAAGCGCAAGAAACTCCAG GAAAAGATACGAGTAGCTCTTTATGTGCAAAAAGCAGCATTGCAATTCATCGATG CTGGTAAAGAAGCTCGTGGATACAGCCTTTCCAAACAAGTTAGTGATGCTGGTTTTAGCATTTCACCTGACGAGCTTGCATCATTTGTGCGATCCCATGATAATAAGGGTTTGGAAGCACGAGGGGGAGTTGAAGGAGTAGCAGGAAATATATCAGTATCCTTGAAAGAAGGTGTCGTGTCAAGCAAGATACCCGGTAGACAAGATGTATTTGGCCTCAACCGATTTATGGAGAAGCCTTCTAAAGGCTTTTGGATGTTCGTCTGGGAAGCCATACAAGATTTAACTCTAATCATCCTTATGGTTTCTGCTGTGGTCTCTATCGGCGTTGGCATTGCAACTGAAGGGTGGCCAAAGGGTATGTATGATGGGTTGGGTATAATACTCAGCATCTTGTTGGTTGTGATGGTCACTGCAATCAGTGACTACAGGCAGTCTTTGCAATTCAAAGAACTGGACAAGGAGAAAAAAAATATAATGATTCAGGTAACTAGGGATGGACGCAGACAGAAGGTTTCTATCTACGATTTGGTAGTTGGAGAGGTTGTTCATCTTTCAATTGGAGATCAAGTTCCAGCTGATGGCCTTCTCATATCAGGCCACAGCTTACAAATCGATGAATCAAGCTTGTCAGGTGAGAGTGAGCCGGTGGACATAAATCAAGATAGACCTTTTATTCTTGGAGGAACCAAAGTGCAAGATGGCTCTGGTAAAATGCTAGTTACATCAGTTGGTATGAGGACTGAGTGGGGACAGCTAATGGTTACTCTGAGTGAGGGAGGAGACAATGAGACACCACTACAGGTGAAACTCAATGGCGTTGCAACCATTATTGGAAAAATTGGTTTGGCATTTGCAGCTCTTACATTTGTTGTTCTGACTACGAGGTACTTAGTTAACAAGGGAATACACCATGACATGACGAACTGGTCTATGAATGATGCATCAGCACTTTTGAATTATTTCTCTACTGCAGTTATCATAATAGTTGTTGCTGTTCCTGAGGGGCTTCCTCTAGCAGTGACACTGAGTCTTGCCTTTGCAATGAAAAAACTAATGGGTGATAAGGCACTTGTGAGGCATCTTTCAGCATGCGAGACCATGGGATCCGCTAATTGTATTTGCACAGATAAGACGGGAACCTTGACAACAAATCATATGGTGGTGAATAAGATATGGATCTGTGACGAAGCCAAGAGTGCTCAGGACAAAGATGTATTGAAGTCAGTGTCTGAAAAAGTTTATAACCTCCTCTTGCAGTCTATCTTTCTGAATACAACCTCAGAGGTAGTAAAAGGGGAAGATGGGAAAAATAGTATTATAGGTACTCCAACAGAGATGGCAATAGTAGAATTTGGCATGCTTCTGGGAGGTGATTTTAAATCTTTCAGTGAGAAGTATAAGATAGATATGGTGGAACCATTCAATTCAATAAAAAAAAAGATGTCAGTGCAAGTGGCTCTTCCTGGTAGTGATATGTCTCGAGCATTCTGCAAAGGCGCATCAGAAATAGTTTTAGGAATGTGTGACAAGGTTGTCAATACTGATGGTGAAGCTTTGCCTTTGTCTGAAGAGCAAAGAAACAAAATATCTGATGTCATAAATGGTTTTGCTTGTGAAGCTTTAAGAACTCTATGCGTAGCTTTCAAGGATATAGAGAGCCCCTCTGGTGCGGAAAGTATTCCTGAAGATGGATATATATTAATAGCTGTTGTGGGAATTAAGGATCCTGTGCGCCCTGCCGTGAGGGAAGCAGTGAAGACTTGTTTAGATGCTGGGATCACTGTGCGGATGGTCACTGGTGATAATATCAATACAGCTAAAGCCATAGCTAAAGAGTGTGGCATTTTGACAGAAGATGGTTTAGCTATAGAAGGGCCAGATTTCCGAAAAATGAACGAACAAGAGATGGCAGAAATTATCCCAAAACTGCAG GTGATGGCACGATCCTTGCCTTTGGACAAGCACACTTTAGTGAAGCAGTTGAGGAATGTGCATAAAGATGTAGTGGCAGTAACTGGTGATGGGACTAATGATGCTCCTGCTTTGCATGAGGCAGACATTGGCCTCGCTATGGGTATAGCTGGTACAGAG GTTGCGAAAGAAAATGCTGATGTTATCATAATGGATGATAACTTTACAAGTATAGTGAATGTTGCAAGATGGGGCCGTGCAGTTTATATCAACATCCAAAAGTTTGTTCAGTTCCAGTTAACGGTTAACATTGTCGCTCTGATGCTCAATTTTGTATCAGCATGCGTCTCAG GATCGGCTCCTCTCACTGCTGTTCAAATGCTTTGGGTAAACTTGATCATGGATACTCTTGGTGCTTTGGCACTGGCTACAGAGCCACCACATGATGGCCTTATGAGAAGACCTCCAGTTGGAAGGAATACTAATTTCATCACTGGGATCATGTGGAGGAATATCATTGGTCAGAGTATCTATCAAATTACTGTCCTTCTGGTTCTTAATTTCTGTGGTATGCGTCTTCTAACTATCACCGGTCCGAAAGCAAGTTCTACTCTCAAGACCTTCATATTCAACAGTTTTGTATTTTGCCAG GTATTCAATGAGATAAACAGCCGTGATATGGAGAAAATCAATGTGTTCGGAGGGATGTTTCAAAGTTATACTTTCATGGTAGTCATGATCTGCACAGTAGTGTTCCAAATCCTAATAATTGAATTTTTGGGCACTTTTGCTCAAACAGTTCCACTGAGCTGGGAGTTGTGGTTAGCAAGCGTCTTGATTGGAGCCGTAAGTTTACTGGTCGCCGTTGTCTTGAAGTGCATTCCTGTCTTAATAAGGAAACAAGATGCTAAGGATCACGACGATATCCACGAACCTCTCCTCCGTGGCCCTGAGCTGGCATGA
- the LOC101298437 gene encoding zinc finger CCCH domain-containing protein 22-like, translating into MDSYEATRIVFSRITNLDPENASKIMGLLLIQDHGEKEMIRLAFGPEAFLHSVILKARKDLGLMPISNSPSTPSTPSSPSPFLSTNPISISRQNSASSRLSLTIPNPSSSASTWAALSSELRNQDETSMMMSPNNMAPNGSSSSFFGNGGPDHVLEEFQLQDQLSFLNDAAPNLGGPKSPDLFYPQSDLSSSPTNGSDQALFSSYGGSGNWGGGGPLHRRSCSVSDVCLEDPNSGFGWKPCLYYARGYCKNGTSCRFLHGGGLGDLGSDGAQLVGSPSKLDMMDQSCHEALLRSKTAQQQRLAAASQLMASANSFPYSSKCMNFLLQQQQTDAQRAAAALMMGDDIHKFSRSPRLERSEFAMMNGGAGMVNPASRQIYLTFPADSTFREEDVSNYFSIYGPVQDVRIPYQQKRMFGFVTFVYPDTVKLILAKGNPHFVCDARVLVKPYKEKGKVHDKKQQGERGDLSPCGTPTGLDGRDPYDLQLGARMFYNSQDMLWRRKLEEQAELQQALELQSRRLMGLQLLDVKKHHHRALSASSPINSPTQSPSMFNQNFLHPSFHSPEVSQENCASPVQPSSVLSADQQLNKVETVAAGKESATNSDDSGSGKESPHDDDISGLLGSLEHNLPDSPFASPTKGAQDYLSGFPVAATEANDSSDASAATANINLATSLLPTTSSLDIASFKSFNCQIPRLSSGHGAIGMYAAGAAGPKCPVGTS; encoded by the exons ATGGATTCCTATGAAGCTACAAGGATTGTGTTCTCAAGGATCACAAACTTGGACCCAGAAAATGCTTCCAAAATCATGGGTCTTCTTCTAATCCAAGACCATGGTGAGAAAGAAATGATCAGATTAGCTTTCGGCCCCGAGGCTTTTCTCCACTCTGTGATTCTCAAGGCTCGGAAGGACTTGGGACTAATGCCCATATCCAACTCTCCATCCACACCTTCCACACCTTCTTCCCCCTCTCCTTTCCTCTCCACCAACCCAATCTCTATTTCGAGGCAAAACTCTGCTTCTTCGAGGCTGTCTCTCACTATTCCAAACCCATCTTCTTCGGCTTCTACTTGGGCTGCTCTGTCTTCCGAGCTTCGAAACCAAGACGAGACTAGTATGATGATGAGCCCCAACAACATGGCTCCTAACGGGTCTTCTTCTTCCTTTTTCGGAAACGGTGGGCCAGACCATGTCCTTGAGGAGTTTCAGCTTCAAGACCAGCTCTCTTTTCTCAACGATGCAGCTCCAAACCTGGGAGGACCCAAGTCCCCGGATTTGTTTTACCCACAATCAGACTTGTCTTCCAGCCCCACTAATGGTTCTGATCAGGCCCTTTTCTCCTCCTACGGTGGCTCCGGGAACTGGGGTGGTGGTGGGCCTCTTCACCGCCGGAGCTGCTCTGTGAGTGATGTGTGCTTGGAAGACCCGAATTCGGGGTTCGGGTGGAAGCCCTGTTTGTATTATGCTAGAGGGTACTGCAAGAATGGAACTAGCTGTAGATTCTTGCATGGTGGTGGACTTGGAGACTTGGGTTCAGATGGTGCTCAACTTGTTGGGTCACCAAGCAAGCTTGATATGATGGACCAGTCATGCCATGAAGCGCTTCTGAGATCCAAGACTGCTCAACAGCAAAGACTGGCTGCAGCTTCCCAGCTCATGGCCTCGGCCAACTCTTTTCCTTACTCATCTAAGTGCATGAACTTCCTTCTTCAGCAGCAACAAACTGATGCGCAGAG GGCTGCAGCAGCTTTGATGATGGGTGATGATATCCACAAATTTAGTCGATCTCCTCGGCTGGAAAGAAGCGAGTTTGCAATGATGAACGGTGGCGCTGGGATGGTGAACCCAGCCTCAAGGCAGATATACTTGACTTTTCCAGCTGATAGCACTTTCAGAGAAGAAGACGTGTCAAATTACTTCAG CATTTATGGACCTGTTCAGGATGTGAGAATTCCATACCAGCAGAAGAGGATGTTTGGTTTTGTTACATTTGTGTACCCGGATACTGTGAAGCTTATTTTGGCAAAAGGGAACCCTCATTTTGTGTGTGATGCTAGAGTGCTGGTCAAGCCTTACAAGGAGAAGGGCAAAGTTCATGACAA GAAGCAACAAGGGGAAAGAGGAGATTTGTCGCCCTGTGGCACACCTACGGGCCTTGATGGTAGAGACCCTTATGATCTCCAGCTAG GAGCAAGGATGTTTTACAATTCTCAAGACATGTTGTGGAGGAGGAAGCTGGAGGAGCAAGCTGAGCTGCAGCAAGCACTTGAACTTCAAAGCCGGAGGCTAATGGGACTGCAGCTTCTTGATGTCAAGAAGCATCACCATCGAGCACTTTCCGCCAGCAGTCCGATTAATTCTCCTACTCAGTCCCCCAGCATGTTCAATCAGAACTTTCTGCATCCTTCATTTCATAGCCCAGAAGTTAGTCAAG AGAACTGCGCAAGCCCGGTGCAACCCTCTTCAGTTCTCTCTGCAGACCAGCAGCTAAACAAGGTAGAAACTGTAGCTGCGGGTAAAGAATCAGCTACCAACAGTGACGACAGTGGGAGTGGCAAGGAAAGCCCCCATGATGATGATATCAGTGGTTTGCTAGGAAG CTTGGAGCACAACCTCCCCGACAGCCCTTTCGCTTCTCCAACAAAAGGAGCCCAAGATTACTTGTCTGGCTTTCCGGTCGCAGCCACTGAGGCCAATGATTCATCAGATGCCTCAGCTGCAACAGCTAACATTAACTTGGCTACTTCCCTGCTGCCAACTACTTCCTCACTGGACATAGCATCTTTCAAGTCTTTTAACTGCCAGATTCCAAG GTTGTCTTCCGGCCATGGAGCAATAGGGATGTATGCCGCCGGTGCAGCAGGACCGAAATGCCCAGTTGGAACTTCCTAA